A stretch of DNA from Anaerobacillus isosaccharinicus:
GCTTATCCTCTTACACAATGGGTTGCCATTGATTCATCCAACTCGATTGAAGAAACAGCTACTTTAACAGTTAAGGTAGGCGATGTTTCAATCGAAATTAAAGAAGGCTTCAGCCATTCACTTTTAAATGAAGTACTTCAGGTTCTTCAATCCCATGTTAAGTAAAACACCTATTCAACGAGTCTATTTAGCGGCGGGTGCAACAGATCTGAGAAAGTCGATTGATGGTTTGGCAGCGATTGTTCAAATGAGTTTCCAATTGGATCCTTTCTCTTCCAATCTATTTGTGTTCTGTAATCGCAAACGAGATAAACTAAAGATCCTTCATTGGGATCATAATGGGTTTTGGTTATATTATCGCCGACTGGAAAAAGGCGTTTTTCAATGGCCAGATGAACAAACTACTAAGCCGCTATCGATCAGTCCTCGCCAATTCAACTGGCTCTTGGATGGACTTCCACTTGAACAAAAACAAGCCCATCCAAAAATGAGTGCAAAATTTATCATATAGAGAGAATTGATCAACCACGACACCTCTCTATATGTTATTCTATTTATATGAGAAAAACGACGAATGAACTACTAGATACAATTGAAGAACTCGCAGCGAAAAATGCGGATTTGGAAAAACAAAAAGAAGTCCTAGAGGCAAAAATCAAATGGTTGGAAGAGCAATTCCGACTAAGCCAACAAAAGAAATTCGGGGCTTCGAGTGAAAAAACAAATCCGGATCAAATCGAACTTCCTCTTTTTAATGAAGCTGAAATCACAGCGGATGTAAAAATGGAAGAACCTACACTTGAAACGATTACTTATAATCGAAAGAAGCATGTAGGACAACGAGATGCGAAGCTTGAAAACTTGCCTACGGAAACGATCCATTATCGTTTATCCGAAGAAGAGCAGGTCTGTTTGTGTTGCGGTGAAACTGTACATGAAATGAGTACGCAAACAAGACGTGAGCTAAAAATTATTCCTGCTCAAGTAACAGTCGTTGAACATGTTCGACATATATACAGTTGCCGTCAATGTGAACGCGAAGGAATAGAAACGCCGGTTGTCACAGCTAAAATGCCTGCGGCAGTCTTTCCAAAAAGTCTCGCTTCTCCTTCTGCAATGGCATATATCATGAATCAAAAATACGTAGAAGGAATGCCGTTGTACCGAATCGAAAAACAATTTGAACGGCTGGGTGTCTTTCTATCACGCCAAACGATTGCCAATTGGGTAATATATGGTGCAACAAAGTGGCTCTCACCGTTATACAATCGCCTGCATGAGTTACTGCTTCATCTTGACCGTCTGCACGCAGATGAAACAACCGTTCAAGTTTTAGCAGAACCTGATAAATTAGCAACTTCCAAATCCTATATGTGGTTGTATCGATCTGGTCGGGATGTTTCACCGATTGTCTTATATGACTATCAAACTTCTCGCCATAGTAAACACCCGAAAGCCTTTCTAAAAGGATTTGCGGGCTATCTTCATGTCGATGGTTATGCAGGTTACCATGATATGAAGGATGTGGAGTTAGTTGGCTGTTGGGCGCATTCACGCCGTAAATACGACGAAACGCTCAAATCTTTGCCTGCAAGTGTAGATAAATCTACGAGTCTCGCAGCTGAAGGTCTTCACTTCTGTACGCAATTATTTAAAATTGAAAAACAGATAGAAGAGGAATTTGAAAATTGTAGTCCTGAACAGCGAAAAGAAGAACGTCAAAAACGTAGTCAACCTGTGTTGGACGCTTATTTGGCATGGCTAAAATCCAAACGCCCTCAAGTTCCACCTAAAAGCAAATTAGGCGATGCCATAAATTATAGTTTAAACCAATGGTCAAAACTCATTGTCTTTATGAAAGACGGGCGACTTGAACTCGATAATAATAGAGCAGAACGTTCAATTAAACCATTCGTTATGGGAAGAAAAGCATGGTTGTTTGCCCAATCGATGAAAGGAGCAACCGCCAGTGCGGTCATCTACAGCATTGTCGAAACTGCCAAAGAGAATCAATTAAATCCATTAAATTATTTAACTTATCTTTTTGAACACTTACCACAAATAGACCTAGATGATCAGGAAGCACTTGACCAATTCCTTCCGTGGTCAAAGTCCATTCCAAATGAATGCAGGATCCCTGCTAAACTTAAATAAAGAATACACTAATGCCCACCTGAAAAACTAGGTGGGCATTATTTGACGCTTACTCCTTCTCAACCTAACTATGCACTTTCATACTTAAAATCGTCGGTCAAGTGGTTTCCTTGACGGTCGATTTTAAGTATGAAAACCTAGTAAAAGTTGAGAAGATTACTAGACTATTATTCTTAATGAAATCTCGTGTACCAATAGAAATTAGCGAAGAGCCAAAATATTTTTGTGGAAAAAAATACAGGTGGAAAATCATTTAATTTTTATCCAAATATTAGGTGGAAGTGGTGATTATCATTAAGAAATTTGGATTGATTTTGATGGTCTTGGCAGTTTTTTTTATATCAGCTTGTTCTGGAAAAGAGGTTGAACATTTCTCCTCTAAAGAAGAAGCCTTGGATTCTTTTATTGAAAAGGAAGATATTAAAGGGAATATTGATTTAATTTTAACAACAAGAGGGGAAAAATTATTAGTAGTACAGTCGAGAGAGGATGTATTTTTTGTCGCAGAATTAATTGAAGATAAAGAAGGGTATTACGCAGAGAGAATATCAGACAGTGTTGTATTAGGCATAGGGGCCAGTTGGGGATTAAATACAGTGGATAAAAATAAGTACACTATTTTTTTAAATAAGAACAAAGAAGATTTGAATTATACATCTTTCTCAAATGGAGAATATGATATGTCACTTGTAGAAGGACATACAATTACTAAAAACACAACGGAATTTACAAATGCGATAAAAGAGGTTGAAGTAATTAAAGATTAAATTTAATTAACGAAAGAGATAGTTGAACTAAGTTGTCGTATCTGTTGTTGTGCTAACAAGCAGTTCAGTGGGAAAAGCCTTTGAAAGAGTAAAAGATTCGGAGGGGTATCTTGAATGGGAAATTTCAAAAAAGAATTTAGTGAATTTATAGTCTCAATAGAAAAGTACAAAAAGTGTGGTAAATATTTATTTATTTTCTTTGGGATACAAATTCTAAGTTTTGTTGCCTTTCTTATACTTAGAGATGATTTCAAGTGGAGAAATGACGAAAGAACGATATATAGCTTCGGTACTGTAACAGTTGTGCTGTTGTCTTATTTAATTGCACAAGTTTATTACCTTATAGATTTAGTGAAGAAGAATTAATCACTATTCAATAAACGGATGCAAGAGTTGAACTAAGCTATCTTCGTGTTCTGGTGCTAACGAGACAGAAGAGTTGAAGAACGAATTTATATTTTGTCCAGTAATTTGAAATTTGTAGTCTAATAACAAAGGGGGAATTTTATGTTTAAGAAAGAGCTTTTCTTTTCTAATATATTGCTTTTATTTATGACTTTACTCGGTGGTTGTAGTAGTTCTCCTTCCAAAGAGATTTCATATGCATCTATATTGATAGCAAATGGAACGGAATATTACTTGCAAGGAGAAATTAAAGATAATGAATTTACTCTTGGTGAAAAAATTGGAGAAGTACAAAAAAAGGTAGCGATAGAAGTCCTGCCTAAAGAGGACTTTTCATCTAACTTTTTAGAAGTAGGTGAAGAAATATACTCTTCTAACGAAGATAGTAAGGTTATTATCGTAAAAAGAGAAAATGCCGCTTACCAAAAGTTCACAGAAAAAGATTACTATACAAATAAGGACTAACCGTTGTTAAAGTAACGAAGAGCGAATGTGGAACAAGCAGTGAAGAGTTTTAGAAAAAGTGACTAATACAGATTTAATGAAAGCCGTATTTCGGTCGTTGAATTTGAGTTTGTATATCATTAATAAATATAGGCGCATTTTTTCATGATATGGAGGTGCAAAATGCATAAAAAGCTTTATATTATTCTAGCAATTTCAATTGGCCTAACGATAATTTTTGGCATAAATTCATACCAAAAAACTCTTAAATTCAACTCTTTGCAACAAGATACATATTGGTGGCATGCCATAAC
This window harbors:
- the tnpA gene encoding IS66 family insertion sequence element accessory protein TnpA, whose amino-acid sequence is MSVDERKQMWEDRIDAYRSSGVPSVKAWCEQNQVGVQSMYSWMKRLETEPTHVAYPLTQWVAIDSSNSIEETATLTVKVGDVSIEIKEGFSHSLLNEVLQVLQSHVK
- the tnpC gene encoding IS66 family transposase, whose translation is MRKTTNELLDTIEELAAKNADLEKQKEVLEAKIKWLEEQFRLSQQKKFGASSEKTNPDQIELPLFNEAEITADVKMEEPTLETITYNRKKHVGQRDAKLENLPTETIHYRLSEEEQVCLCCGETVHEMSTQTRRELKIIPAQVTVVEHVRHIYSCRQCEREGIETPVVTAKMPAAVFPKSLASPSAMAYIMNQKYVEGMPLYRIEKQFERLGVFLSRQTIANWVIYGATKWLSPLYNRLHELLLHLDRLHADETTVQVLAEPDKLATSKSYMWLYRSGRDVSPIVLYDYQTSRHSKHPKAFLKGFAGYLHVDGYAGYHDMKDVELVGCWAHSRRKYDETLKSLPASVDKSTSLAAEGLHFCTQLFKIEKQIEEEFENCSPEQRKEERQKRSQPVLDAYLAWLKSKRPQVPPKSKLGDAINYSLNQWSKLIVFMKDGRLELDNNRAERSIKPFVMGRKAWLFAQSMKGATASAVIYSIVETAKENQLNPLNYLTYLFEHLPQIDLDDQEALDQFLPWSKSIPNECRIPAKLK
- the tnpB gene encoding IS66 family insertion sequence element accessory protein TnpB (TnpB, as the term is used for proteins encoded by IS66 family insertion elements, is considered an accessory protein, since TnpC, encoded by a neighboring gene, is a DDE family transposase.) produces the protein MLSKTPIQRVYLAAGATDLRKSIDGLAAIVQMSFQLDPFSSNLFVFCNRKRDKLKILHWDHNGFWLYYRRLEKGVFQWPDEQTTKPLSISPRQFNWLLDGLPLEQKQAHPKMSAKFII